From Armatimonadota bacterium, one genomic window encodes:
- the tpiA gene encoding triose-phosphate isomerase codes for MARVPLAAGNWKMHKTAREGVETVAALKPLVADLREVDIVVCPPFTALADVGRALAGSNIELGAQDMHWEAQGPYTGEVSGPMLWDLGCTYVIVGHSERRRHFGETDEEAGRKVSAAFAHELLPILCVGETLEERDAGRTEEVVARQVRLGTAGVDPAGGDRLVVAYEPVWAIGTGRAATGEEANRVSALIRTWLAERFGEAAQQTRILYGGSVTPENITEFIAQPEIDGALVGGASLDPQAFAAIVRAVAGRGRGGVPGGVVD; via the coding sequence GCTGGCTGCCGGTAACTGGAAGATGCACAAGACGGCGCGCGAGGGTGTCGAGACCGTCGCGGCGCTAAAGCCTCTGGTGGCCGACCTCCGGGAGGTGGACATCGTCGTCTGCCCGCCCTTCACCGCGCTGGCCGACGTGGGTCGGGCCCTGGCCGGCAGCAACATCGAGCTGGGAGCCCAGGACATGCACTGGGAGGCGCAGGGTCCCTACACCGGGGAGGTCTCCGGGCCGATGCTCTGGGACCTGGGGTGCACCTACGTCATCGTGGGCCACTCGGAGCGGCGCCGCCACTTCGGGGAGACCGACGAGGAGGCAGGCCGCAAGGTCTCCGCCGCCTTCGCCCACGAGCTGCTCCCCATTCTCTGCGTGGGCGAGACCCTGGAGGAGCGCGACGCCGGGCGCACAGAGGAGGTGGTGGCGCGGCAGGTGCGCCTGGGCACCGCCGGGGTGGACCCGGCCGGAGGTGACCGCCTGGTGGTAGCCTACGAGCCCGTCTGGGCCATCGGCACCGGGCGAGCCGCTACCGGCGAAGAGGCCAACCGGGTGAGTGCCCTGATCCGGACCTGGCTGGCGGAGCGCTTCGGTGAGGCGGCGCAGCAGACGCGCATCCTGTACGGGGGCAGCGTCACCCCGGAGAACATCACCGAGTTCATCGCCCAGCCGGAGATCGACGGGGCCCTGGTGGGAGGCGCCAGCCTGGACCCGCAGGCCTTTGCTGCCATCGTCCGGGCGGTGGCGGGCAGGGGGCGTGGCGGGGTGCCGGGAGGCGTAGTAGACTAG
- the secG gene encoding preprotein translocase subunit SecG, giving the protein MFETMLIVHLVLAMAVIGIVVLQGPKGEGLGAIGGSARLFHGPRPRETLMLRLTTAVSILFIFSATYLVLSR; this is encoded by the coding sequence GTGTTTGAGACCATGCTGATCGTGCACCTGGTCCTGGCGATGGCGGTCATCGGGATCGTCGTTCTGCAGGGGCCAAAGGGGGAAGGCCTGGGGGCCATCGGTGGCAGCGCCCGCCTCTTTCACGGTCCGCGGCCGCGGGAGACGCTGATGCTGCGCCTCACCACCGCGGTCTCTATTCTGTTCATCTTCAGCGCCACCTACCTGGTCCTCAGCCGCTGA